A DNA window from Bacteroides cellulosilyticus contains the following coding sequences:
- a CDS encoding hybrid sensor histidine kinase/response regulator transcription factor — MKKNMLTTFILCLLLFLPGKVTGNKQYAFQQISTQDGLSSSVRCLVVSHDKGYVWIGTKSGIGRFDGYELRKYLLGNITHIIEDEEHTIWAITPKGLFHYNYQEDTFLQARDEDQNPVVVSSICPWTDGVIFGGNGRLYKYDYANHKIRFLCPLTPNSHYNITNLQKWDDRTLLCTSRWSHALLVDIPTGRTHPVPFESNEIITSLIDKDGHIWLAPYHQGVKCYDRQGKLLHSYHTGNSLLQTNVVLSLAENNGQIWIGTDGSGIYILNPENDEISTIAHAPGNPYSLPVNSILCLYSDSNNNMWAGSVRGGLINIREVGMKIYSDALPGTEYGLSEKAVLSIYQGEEKDIWIGTDGGGINRFYPDGNRFYHTKSTWGDKISSITEVDKRHLLVSLFSKGLFFFDKQTEEYRPLIIVNDSINALLCQRGKAVNIFRNSQETVLLLSEIPYSYHIEKKEFTPISLDKHTPAIIGTVLPICQNGPISYLHDIKCIYQIDSRTNRLETLYHCTGDTIFNTVSVDENGIFWIGSNYGLSRYSAEKHEHVNIPNKLINEINSLICDRRGRVWIGTDGKLFAHLIREGEFILYGESDGVIQNEYLEKPRLLSAEGDIYMGGVNGLLCIDKQLPDEDTVPPVLELADVAVGGERMNAFIKNGRSLTVQEHSKPISIKIIAHDRDIFRKPMYRYTLRGMDGQIIYSYQPELTFNGLPAKTYQVLASCSTRSGGWTEDYRILELVVLPPWYKSVWFTICCIVVACIGIILAFFSLLRRKENKLKWAMKEHEQQVYEEKVRFLININHELRTPLTLIHAPLKQLLGTLSPEDEKYPVIQSISRQSGRMKKLLDMVLNVRKMEVGQSSLNIESVELNSWIEQLIADFRPEANMKGISISYTPDKDVDTLCFDKEKCSTILTNLLINALKYSDENSLIEVSASLSEDQTRVRISISDQGPGLKDIDINNLFIRFYQGNNSRPGTGIGLSYSKILAEQHGGSIGAYDHETAPGATFWFELPRNVQPGKVTLQPQPYLNELLAPTQEVESVPEETAVKEETMNNTLLIVDDNKDLTDYLSEALKGKFKKIWVAYDGEEALRICRESYPDIVVSDIQMPRMNGYELCKHIKEDLEISHIPIILLTARNDEESQIFGYKNGADAYLTKPFEVSILHTIIQSQLKNRERMRTRYAEAGPLPQPQESTFSPADEKFLKRLNKSITENLDNPQMGVPFLCTELGISRASLYNKLKVVTGMGANDYITKLRVERAVWLLTHSTLNINEIADQTGFSTSRYFSTVFKQYMGCSPTQYKEEHA; from the coding sequence ATGAAGAAAAACATGTTAACCACATTCATATTGTGCCTGCTATTATTCCTACCGGGTAAAGTTACAGGTAATAAACAATATGCTTTCCAGCAGATTAGTACCCAGGACGGTCTGTCCTCTTCTGTTCGTTGCCTGGTAGTAAGCCACGACAAAGGATATGTATGGATCGGAACCAAGTCCGGTATAGGGCGTTTTGACGGTTACGAGCTAAGAAAATACTTATTGGGAAATATCACCCATATCATTGAAGACGAAGAACATACCATCTGGGCCATCACGCCGAAAGGACTCTTCCACTATAACTATCAGGAAGACACTTTCCTGCAGGCGCGCGATGAAGACCAGAACCCGGTAGTGGTGTCTTCCATTTGTCCCTGGACGGACGGAGTAATATTCGGAGGCAATGGAAGGCTATATAAATATGATTATGCCAATCACAAAATCAGATTCCTATGTCCGCTAACTCCCAACAGCCATTACAACATCACCAATCTGCAAAAATGGGACGACCGGACTCTGCTGTGCACCAGCCGTTGGAGCCATGCACTGCTCGTCGACATACCTACGGGACGGACTCACCCTGTTCCTTTTGAAAGTAATGAAATCATAACCAGCCTGATAGACAAAGACGGACATATATGGCTCGCCCCCTATCATCAGGGAGTGAAATGTTATGACCGCCAAGGTAAACTTTTGCATTCCTATCACACCGGGAACTCCCTCCTGCAAACCAATGTAGTGCTTTCCCTGGCTGAGAACAACGGACAGATATGGATTGGAACAGATGGTTCAGGCATTTATATCCTGAATCCGGAGAATGATGAGATATCCACCATAGCCCACGCACCCGGTAATCCTTATTCCCTGCCGGTCAACTCCATCCTCTGCTTATATTCCGACTCAAACAACAACATGTGGGCAGGCAGTGTACGCGGCGGACTGATAAATATCAGGGAAGTGGGAATGAAGATATATTCGGATGCGCTGCCCGGCACAGAATACGGACTGAGCGAAAAAGCAGTGTTAAGCATCTATCAAGGCGAAGAAAAGGATATATGGATAGGAACAGACGGCGGTGGAATCAACCGTTTCTACCCCGACGGCAATAGATTCTACCATACAAAGTCTACCTGGGGAGACAAAATCTCTTCCATTACGGAAGTGGACAAAAGGCACCTGCTGGTCTCTTTGTTCAGTAAAGGATTATTCTTCTTTGATAAACAAACCGAAGAGTACCGGCCATTGATTATCGTGAACGACAGCATCAACGCCCTCTTGTGCCAACGCGGAAAGGCCGTAAATATCTTCCGGAACTCTCAGGAAACAGTGCTGCTACTCTCTGAAATACCTTATAGCTATCACATAGAAAAGAAAGAATTCACCCCTATCTCCTTAGATAAACATACTCCGGCAATCATTGGTACTGTCTTACCAATATGCCAGAATGGTCCCATCTCCTATTTGCACGACATCAAATGCATCTATCAGATAGACTCCCGGACCAACCGATTAGAGACCCTGTATCATTGCACCGGAGACACGATATTCAATACTGTTTCAGTTGATGAAAACGGCATTTTCTGGATAGGAAGCAATTATGGACTCAGCCGGTATTCCGCAGAAAAGCACGAACATGTCAACATCCCCAATAAGCTGATTAATGAAATCAACTCACTGATTTGTGACAGACGGGGACGTGTATGGATAGGGACGGACGGAAAACTGTTTGCCCACCTCATCCGTGAAGGAGAGTTTATCCTATACGGAGAATCGGACGGCGTTATCCAAAACGAGTATCTGGAGAAACCACGGCTGCTATCCGCAGAAGGGGACATTTATATGGGAGGGGTCAACGGTTTGCTTTGCATTGACAAACAACTGCCGGACGAAGATACAGTTCCGCCCGTTCTTGAGTTGGCCGACGTGGCTGTGGGCGGAGAACGAATGAATGCCTTTATAAAAAACGGACGCAGCCTAACCGTACAGGAACACAGCAAACCTATCTCTATCAAAATCATTGCCCATGACAGAGATATTTTCCGCAAGCCCATGTACCGGTACACCTTGCGTGGCATGGATGGGCAAATCATATACTCTTATCAACCGGAACTGACGTTCAACGGGCTACCGGCAAAGACCTATCAGGTGTTAGCCTCGTGCAGCACCCGTAGCGGCGGGTGGACGGAAGATTACCGGATACTGGAATTAGTAGTGCTTCCACCGTGGTACAAGTCCGTCTGGTTCACAATTTGCTGTATTGTAGTAGCCTGCATAGGTATTATACTGGCTTTCTTCTCCCTGCTGCGCCGCAAAGAGAACAAGCTGAAGTGGGCGATGAAAGAGCATGAGCAGCAGGTATATGAAGAAAAAGTACGTTTCCTCATTAATATCAATCACGAACTGCGTACGCCGCTGACCCTGATACATGCACCACTGAAACAACTATTGGGAACATTGTCGCCTGAAGATGAAAAGTATCCGGTAATACAAAGCATCAGCAGGCAATCGGGGCGCATGAAGAAACTATTGGACATGGTGCTGAATGTACGGAAAATGGAAGTGGGACAAAGTTCGCTGAATATCGAAAGCGTAGAATTAAATTCATGGATTGAGCAACTCATAGCCGACTTCAGGCCGGAAGCCAACATGAAAGGCATTTCCATATCCTATACCCCGGATAAAGATGTGGATACCCTCTGTTTCGACAAAGAGAAATGCAGCACCATCTTAACCAACTTACTAATCAACGCATTGAAATACAGTGATGAAAACAGTCTGATTGAGGTATCTGCAAGTTTATCGGAAGACCAGACCCGTGTCCGCATTTCCATCTCAGACCAAGGTCCGGGCTTAAAGGACATAGACATAAACAATCTCTTTATCCGATTCTATCAAGGCAACAACAGCCGTCCGGGCACAGGTATCGGTCTTTCTTATTCCAAGATTCTGGCCGAACAGCATGGCGGGAGCATCGGTGCTTATGACCACGAAACCGCCCCCGGAGCAACCTTCTGGTTTGAGTTGCCCCGCAACGTGCAGCCCGGAAAAGTAACCCTGCAACCCCAACCTTATCTGAATGAGTTGTTAGCTCCTACCCAGGAAGTGGAAAGTGTTCCGGAAGAAACAGCCGTAAAAGAGGAAACCATGAACAATACGCTGCTCATAGTAGATGACAATAAGGATTTGACTGACTATTTATCCGAAGCCCTGAAAGGCAAATTCAAGAAGATATGGGTGGCTTATGACGGTGAAGAAGCGCTGCGCATTTGTCGGGAATCATATCCGGATATAGTTGTCAGCGACATACAAATGCCCCGCATGAATGGGTATGAGTTGTGCAAGCACATCAAGGAAGACCTGGAAATCAGCCATATCCCTATTATTCTGCTGACCGCCCGCAATGATGAGGAAAGCCAGATTTTCGGCTACAAGAACGGAGCCGATGCTTATCTGACGAAGCCTTTTGAGGTCAGCATACTTCACACCATCATTCAAAGCCAACTGAAGAACCGTGAGCGGATGCGGACGCGCTATGCAGAAGCGGGACCATTGCCTCAGCCACAGGAAAGTACGTTCAGCCCGGCGGACGAGAAGTTCCTGAAACGGTTGAATAAGTCAATCACCGAGAATCTGGACAATCCACAGATGGGGGTGCCTTTCCTGTGTACGGAGCTGGGAATCAGCCGCGCTTCTCTCTATAATAAACTAAAGGTGGTGACAGGTATGGGAGCCAACGATTACATAACCAAGCTCCGGGTGGAACGGGCCGTCTGGCTACTTACCCATAGCACCCTCAACATTAATGAGATAGCGGATCAGACGGGGTTCTCCACATCACGCTATTTCAGTACGGTATTCAAACAGTATATGGGGTGTTCGCCGACGCAATACAAGGAGGAACATGCGTAA
- a CDS encoding ISAs1 family transposase, whose product MAIFSICKQINDPRIDRKRVHSADAIVYISMAAVICGAESWYEVEDFGNAKIDFFRERLPGLESIPSHDTFNRFFSALNPEYFERIFRHWMFEICEKYEGVVAIDGKTIRGASKCSSSHPTGNRNFKLHMVSAWATANGISLGQLKVNEKHNEIVAIPLLLEALDLVKCIVTIDAMGCQTDIAKKIIEGGADYVLALKENHKNLYNTVKSWFDDLDDKNIDVNKAHYATRYGKYITEEESHGRHERRECFVYSCQALTGMFKEWKGLKAVVRISSQRTIKTTGETSVSHRFYITSLGLEPQKIAESIRAHWAIENNLHWQLDVSFNEDAGRKTGNAAQNVSLMNKIALMVIKKNERKGSVKGKRKAAGWDNELLCELLSMKYF is encoded by the coding sequence ATGGCAATATTTAGTATTTGTAAACAAATCAATGATCCTCGTATTGACAGAAAACGTGTACATTCTGCCGATGCTATCGTTTATATTTCAATGGCTGCTGTAATATGTGGTGCAGAATCCTGGTATGAAGTAGAAGATTTCGGCAATGCCAAGATTGACTTTTTCCGCGAACGGCTGCCCGGATTGGAATCTATCCCCAGTCACGATACCTTCAATCGTTTTTTCAGTGCTCTGAATCCTGAGTATTTCGAACGTATTTTTCGGCATTGGATGTTTGAAATCTGCGAGAAATATGAGGGTGTTGTAGCTATTGACGGCAAAACCATTCGTGGTGCCAGTAAATGTAGCTCATCTCACCCCACTGGTAATCGAAATTTTAAACTTCATATGGTTAGTGCTTGGGCTACAGCTAATGGCATCAGTCTTGGACAGCTGAAAGTTAATGAAAAACATAACGAGATCGTGGCTATCCCGTTGTTGTTAGAAGCCTTGGATTTAGTCAAGTGCATTGTAACCATTGATGCAATGGGGTGTCAAACGGATATTGCTAAAAAAATAATAGAGGGTGGAGCAGATTATGTCTTAGCTCTGAAAGAAAACCATAAGAATCTTTATAATACCGTCAAAAGTTGGTTTGATGATTTGGATGATAAAAATATCGATGTGAACAAAGCACATTATGCCACCAGATACGGCAAATATATAACAGAGGAAGAGTCTCATGGCAGACACGAACGCCGTGAATGTTTTGTGTACAGTTGCCAGGCTTTAACCGGAATGTTCAAAGAATGGAAGGGATTGAAGGCGGTTGTGAGAATATCTTCACAAAGAACAATCAAAACAACAGGCGAAACCTCTGTAAGCCATAGGTTTTATATCACCTCTTTAGGGCTGGAACCTCAAAAAATAGCAGAGTCTATACGGGCACATTGGGCTATTGAAAACAATTTGCATTGGCAGTTGGATGTCTCTTTTAATGAAGATGCAGGCAGAAAAACCGGAAATGCGGCACAAAACGTTTCACTTATGAATAAAATAGCACTGATGGTTATTAAGAAAAATGAAAGAAAAGGAAGCGTAAAAGGGAAAAGAAAGGCAGCAGGATGGGATAATGAACTACTTTGTGAACTTTTATCCATGAAATATTTTTAA
- a CDS encoding arylsulfatase: protein MKQTVIALGTGLLATVALCANAANKNSKPNIIFILCDDMGYGDLGCYGQKYIETPNIDRMAAEGMLFTQAYAGSPVSAPSRASLMTGQHTGHTHVRGNKEYWQGVPTVKYGINDEFTVVGQEPYDENHIILPEIMKKNGYTTGVFGKWAGGYEGSCSTPDKRGIDEFYGYICQFQAHLYYPNFLNRYSTQAGDTGVIRILLEDNINYPMFGDDYKKRTQYSADLIHGKALEWLDKQDGEQPFYGFFTYTLPHAELAQPNDSILKSYKKKFFRDKTWGGYEKGRYNVSEHTHAQFAGMITRLDYYVGEVLKKLKEKGLDENTIVIFSSDNGPHEEGGADPEFFGRDGKLRGLKRQCHEGGIRIPFIVRWPERISAGSVNDHQLAFYDIMPTFCELAGDKGFPKKYINKKLEGDCFDGISFAPTLLGNAGEQQKHDFLYWEFHETDQLGVRMGDWKLIVKKGKPHLYDLAKDIHEDNDIAAQHPEIVKQMLEVIRREHRENDMFPVTLPESASN, encoded by the coding sequence ATGAAACAAACAGTTATAGCTTTAGGAACAGGCCTGCTGGCTACTGTTGCTTTGTGTGCCAATGCGGCAAACAAGAATTCCAAACCTAACATTATCTTTATCCTCTGCGACGACATGGGATACGGGGATTTAGGATGTTACGGACAGAAATACATTGAAACGCCTAACATAGACCGTATGGCAGCCGAAGGCATGCTGTTTACTCAAGCCTATGCCGGTAGTCCGGTGAGCGCCCCTTCCCGTGCTTCGCTGATGACGGGGCAACATACAGGACACACCCATGTGCGCGGAAATAAAGAGTATTGGCAGGGAGTTCCAACCGTGAAATACGGGATTAATGACGAATTTACCGTTGTCGGTCAGGAACCATACGATGAAAATCATATCATTCTTCCTGAGATTATGAAAAAGAACGGTTATACAACGGGAGTCTTCGGCAAGTGGGCAGGTGGTTATGAAGGCTCTTGTTCCACACCGGATAAGCGGGGTATCGATGAATTCTATGGTTATATATGCCAGTTCCAGGCTCATTTATACTACCCTAACTTTCTGAACAGGTACAGCACACAGGCAGGCGATACAGGCGTTATACGTATTCTGCTGGAAGATAATATCAACTACCCGATGTTTGGCGATGATTACAAGAAACGCACTCAATATTCGGCAGACCTGATTCACGGTAAGGCGCTGGAATGGCTGGACAAACAGGACGGAGAGCAGCCTTTCTATGGCTTTTTCACCTACACCTTGCCGCATGCGGAACTTGCGCAGCCGAATGATTCTATCCTGAAAAGCTACAAGAAGAAGTTCTTTAGAGATAAAACCTGGGGCGGGTATGAGAAAGGACGTTATAATGTTTCGGAGCATACCCATGCCCAGTTTGCCGGTATGATTACCCGCCTGGACTATTACGTGGGTGAAGTCTTGAAGAAGTTGAAAGAAAAGGGACTGGACGAGAACACCATCGTCATCTTCAGTAGCGACAACGGCCCTCACGAAGAAGGAGGAGCGGACCCGGAGTTCTTCGGACGGGATGGGAAACTGCGTGGTTTGAAACGGCAGTGCCATGAAGGCGGCATCCGGATTCCTTTCATTGTGCGCTGGCCGGAACGCATCTCCGCCGGTTCGGTAAACGACCACCAGCTGGCATTTTACGACATCATGCCTACTTTCTGCGAACTGGCGGGCGACAAAGGATTCCCGAAAAAGTACATCAACAAGAAGTTAGAAGGTGACTGTTTCGATGGCATCTCTTTTGCCCCGACCTTGTTAGGCAACGCTGGTGAACAGCAGAAACATGATTTCCTCTATTGGGAATTCCATGAAACCGACCAGCTCGGCGTTCGTATGGGCGATTGGAAACTGATAGTTAAGAAAGGAAAGCCCCATCTGTACGACCTTGCAAAGGATATCCACGAAGATAACGATATAGCGGCGCAACATCCGGAAATCGTGAAACAGATGCTCGAAGTTATCCGTCGGGAGCACAGAGAAAACGATATGTTCCCGGTGACATTGCCGGAGTCCGCTTCGAATTAG